The sequence cTGAAACGGTGACCACAACACTCAATTCCACTAGGAATTGCAAATACAGAAGAGAACATAAACTCCACCATGATTTCCTATAATCCAACCACGACCTTATAAAGAGCTCCAGGAAGTTTCCTGAAGGGTTACAGGAAAGCCGACAAGAGTTATTTattacattaaattaattaattaaagggtgcGTAAGATATTATTTGATTGAGTCTTAAAATACTTTGAGGATATTACACAAGAAAAGGATAAATACAATATGCATTTTGTTGCTAAAAGGAATCAATATAAGATAGAGATCGATACACTTAAGGTGGAATAATAGATATAGGATTTTAGATATAAAGAAGAGTGCCTTATATGTTTTCTTTGTTGGATATGAGTATGAAGGAAAAAGATCTAAAGGGTAGAGAAATGGTGTACAATAGTAGATTCTTGAAAGGTTTCTCTTTTACCATTGTTtcataaaagaaatattttttagtTCAAGATGTTGTGAGCATGAAAAAGAAAGTCTTTTGATTATTGATTTCATAACCTTTTGTTGTATGTGTTGGTGAAGTCAATTATTTTTTGAAGAACATGCCTTGTTTGTTCTAAACATTTTGATGTTGTCTAGAACAAAAGGATTTTCTTTCTGCTCAACTCTACTTAGAGGTTCTCTGGATGATTTCACAAGATACAATTATTGATGCCCTACATTCATGGATAATGTGCTTTTTGCGGATCCAAATGAAGTTCATATTCATATTTACCATGTGCTAATAAATGAAATGCTAACATCTAAGGATGCAATTTCATGTTGGTTGAATGATGCTTTAAAAACTACATATACAAGTTAGTTGATATAAACTTCAACCTTTACATACccaataaaaatgaaataaatttcttATTTACCAAATAAAAAAACAAAGCtaattttttttctaagttttcaagCCATGGAACTAATGATAGAAAAAACAACTTAAAACATAAAGACAATCAAAATAATACCAACAATATTTTGAACCAAAGGAATGAATAAATTACTCAAGATTGAAGCCCGAAGTTGGGTAAGTGAAAATAGCCCCCTATGCCAATCTAACATAGGATAGGGTTACAAAATTCTTTCAAACTTTTGTTCAATTACAAAAGCAATCATCTACACAAATTAAAACCTGATTTAAACAATTAAAATGAACAAACAATAACACAATAATTTACGTgagaaaaacccacactccaaaacacCCAAAGCTTAATTGTATTATTTAATAATGGATTACCCCCTATGCGGCTGCTTAAGTGCATTATCTACTTAAATTTTCTTATAcaaacaaaggcatcttctttctTGGGCATAAATCTTAAAGGAAAGCAAATCTTTCCTTAACTTGACCTccaaaaaagataaataaaaaaactGTTTTATTACTTTTTCTGTTTAGAAATAGAAACCACAAATATTGACTCTCAAGTCTCATACAAAGCTCTCAAATTAGATTTTTAATTAAGAAGGAAACTTTTGATTCCAACTTTCTAAAAATATGAAACTTTTCAAACACTTCACGTCTTTAGTGTAGGAAACCACAAGATGAATAGAAAACTTAAGTAAAACAATATTAGGATAAATCAATATGCAgcaaataattaatcaaataaattattaaACATATGTGAACTAGAGCAACATCATATAATGAAGTAAAATCCACTGTACAATCAATTATCAACATTAAAACTGAATTTGCAACCATAAAAGATCATTTAAATATCATAGTGGGAAACGAGAAAATGGATGAGTATGAGCAATACCATAATAATCATGTTTATAATTGTATATAGTTAGCTAAAAGAGCTGCattattttttaatgatttgtAGGTGTGCATGTAACACTAGTAGTAAATAGCGACCCCATCGAGTTCAAAGTTTTAAAAAACAATTGATCACAAGACTGCCAATGCATGAAAAAAGAGTTGACATCTTAATAGTTCGCAGTCATTAGAACAAGATGAGGCTCGGGAACTAAACATGAAATGAGTATACAATTGTCACCACTAGAATTGCATATCCACTGCCATATCCTGAAAATCAGTGTAAAAGATACCtcgaaacacaataacaaaacatcTAACAACTAGAAACACAGTGACAACTAGAGATCGAACATTATGTCCAAATATTAGTCTTACACTCAAAAATTTATATCAATGGTTTTACAAAATAACTACAAAAAAATATGTGAAACGTACTTAATCATGTCATCCAAGCTCATTCTCTGGATTTCCTGAAAAACGGATAAAAATGGGGTTTTGGTTCAAATGACAGCATACTCCTGTTATTTTCCTGAATTTTACAGAGTGGAAGGCGTTGCCAAAACCCTTAAGATTATATGCAAACACCCTTGCGCCTTCATCGCCTAATAGACTGCTGAAGCACAGGTAGTCTCCCACACAAACACACGCCTCATGCGCATGCCACCAATCATCATCAAGATATTCATGGAGCGACAGTGGAGGCATTCTTAAAAATTCTTTCCACTTCCAAACCAACTCATTTTCCTCTTCCCGAAACAATTCCCAGATAAGAATACTCTCCTGAATTCGGCCAAGTGTTCAAATGCTGTGTGCAGTGGATGGATGAATCCGGGCGAGAAATTCTCGGGGGTCATCTTTGTGGATCCTCGGATTGTTACGTATGACGGATACAACAAGAACAGACGAACCATATGAAACCATAGATAGAAAATTTGCATGTAGACCTGTCATTTCAAGGGGTAATGGAGCTATTTTAACAGGGCTAATGAAACCCTCATCATGGATTTTGAAACCAATGATAGTATCAGGCATCCTTCCCCACCAGAAAAGAACGCTATTGCACTGAACCATTCGACTACATAGTATATTAGACCCCGTTTCCCCTGAAAAGTGAAACTTAATCCTCCATGAATCTTCAAAATAGCagtagatttgaaaggaaattttttcagaatttgaaatttctttagaaTTCGAACATACTAACAAATTGGGCTCTTTGTTTCTTCCCTGTATGATGTGCATAAATTGGCGAGTCAAATCTATTCCTATCTCTGCATAAGATCTGTGCATAAATTGGCGAGTCAAATCTATTCCTATCTCTGCATAAGATCTGGCAAGGGGATTGCAAACAAATAATGGAGTGGGATTGCAAGCAAATATTTTAGTGCGGATTTCTTGAAAGAGCAGCATACCCTGCCATGCACTTGGAAAATATCTTCTAGGGCCTCCCTTAGGGtttggaagaaaagagaaagaaaggttcCTCCATTTTTCTGCAGAAAAGCAGTGGGCTCTGGGTCCAGAAGCCTCATTCCCAATAGAGAGATTGATACATAGTTATTTGTATATGTCGATTGCAAAACCATTCCTCAATATTTGTCACTTCTTAATATGCTTTGAAAAtggataaataatttttttttagggaTCATATAGTCGACTAATAATTCTTTTCAATATGCATAAGGCATTCCCCTCCTCACCATTGTTCACCATTACCAGACACCCCTTCTTTAGTTTAGCACCAAACGACATACATGGAATCCAATCCAAGATGGCAGTAACTACAAATGTAACTATCCATTCTCCTTCTGCTACACAACTTTCAGCAGAATCAGAAGCAGAAAGAGGGATATGTATAATTTCCCCATGATTACTTTGAACTACAGCACATAAAATGATTGTGTTCCACAAGCGTTCAACTGTTTCCAGTGATGCTTCAGGCATGGCATTTTCAGTGATATGAATTTCTTCTCCTACACCGATCAGGTCAGAAAATAATTCTTCTGTTAAAGTTGACGAGGCTCCCTTTGCTGCTCTACCAGTAATACTTGTAAGTTCGGACGGTAGTCTCTGAATTCAGAAAAAAACACATCTCAGTCGTTTAACGGAAGTTCATAGCAACACTAGTGCAAAAGACATTGAGATTATGCACTTAAAATAATAGTTATAGTCAATCTTTTGACAGGAAAATAACGAAACTCAAGGTTAGTAACGGACAAATCCTCACTTCCATCAAAATGACAAATACAACTCTTGTAATGGACGAATTTTCATTACCTGCAACTTACAAATGCAACTCGATATACCTTCAGGAGCTAGTGCTGAAAGATGTAGATATTTCAGTCGTTTCAGCTCTTCAATACCTGCTATATTTTGAAGCTTCTCACATCCATCAATAATTATCTTCTCTAAGAAACTAAGACGTGCAAGACTTGGCAACTGGATCACCTTTGGACATTTATGTATGTTCAATATTACAAGGTTTTCCAGATCAGATATCCCAGATACCTCTCTTAATTGTGTACAAGACTTCAACTCAAGATAACTCAGTGTTCTCACCACTGATAAATCAACTAGAAATAAATTTTCCATGGATTGAATGCGAAGACATTTAAGGCTGGGACAATGATCTCCACTAATTGAAACCTTCCATGTATGTTTTACTTCACTAATTTCTACGTTTTCTAAGCTACTCATTGGAAACTTTACATCTGACACCCCACTGCTATTCAAGGTCACTTCTCCCCATAATGGCCAATGTGTCAAAACCAAACTTCTAAGTTGAGTGAGATTTCTAAGGGATTTTAATAAGGATCTCCCCTGTATTCCATCATCATCAGGGCTTCTCCTTATGGCTAGCttttctaaattagttaacatttcTAATGAGTTTGTATATTCAGCCAATGATGTCCTATAAAGCAGCAACTCCTTCAACTGGCAGGGCACCTGAAATTTGGAACCAATACATTTCAAATGGTTATTTTTCAATCATGAACAATTGTGACAAAAATAGTTTTCCAAAACTCGTTATGTACCATTAAGGAAGACCTAACATTCCATAAAAGATCATGGAATTTACCTCTGTGTCGTTCTGCCACAATCTTTTGAGACGACCATCAACAATTCTTAAACActgcaaattttgcagaggaatCCATGAAGGAATGCTTGTTTGTACACTCCAAGTTAGGTCAAGCTGAAGCCATATCAAAGCAATTGGTGCCTCAGTAGAATTATCCATATTCCCTAAAAAGCATGTAATTTGGGCGCCGAAGGACCAGTCAAAGATTGAGAGGAGACATCTGCCAGTTGTTTCGGTGAGGATGTTTTTGAACTGCTTCAATTCCTGGATACACAGATGAAGGTCAAATCTTTCTGCATTTAGATGAAGTAtatcaaataatagaaaaatgttCCATAAGCTTTTCGTGTTTCCATGTCAGAAATCTCAAGGAGGAAGAAACACACCAAAGATTTAAGATGCTGAGGGCGCCACAGGCGATGTGGACTCATTTCACCTTCCAGTTCTCTCCCCAAATCACGAAGATTGTCGTGCATTCTGAAAGAAAGCTCCTCGTCATCAAATTCCTTGGAATAACACCACACCATTTCGACGAGGCATTTATCTTTTAAGGTTTGAAGTGCAAACTCAGCACTCCATCCATAGGCTTCCCATATTCTTATTGCCATACTTACAGGTTTACCAATGAAGAAACAAGCGATGTCCACAAAGATCTGCTTTTGCTCACCGTTCAATGCATCAAAGCTTATTTTGACCCTCCGTTTGATGTCCTCGGGCAGTGTCTTACGAGCTTCATCCAATACTAACTGCCAATAATGGCGATCAGTACTACCAAAAACATGCCCACCTAAGACTTGTAGAGACAGAGGTAAACCTCCACACACGTTCACAAACCTTTCAACCAGATCCTCGTAAGTACTATCAGCATATGATTTGTGGAATGCATTCCAGCAGAAGAGCTCTCTGCTATGCTCTCGACTCATTTCTTTCAACTTGTAGCGAAAATTAATTCCGGCACGTACTAGCACTCTCTCATCGCGTGTTGTGACAATTACCAAACTTTCAGAATTGAGGACATTTCTAACCAACAGAGCATCTAATTGGTCCTTGTGATCAACATCATCTAGAACAATAAGGAAGCGTGAAGAACTAACCCTTCGAAGATGAGACTTGAGATAGCCCTTTCCTTCATCTGTGCTATGAAATTGTGGTGTATCTTGGAGGCAGGTGATGTCTTTAAGAAGTCTACTTTGCAAAGCAGGCAATTCATTATTGACAGATGCTTCTCGCACATCAAACAGAAAACATGACCCATCATATTCGCAATGCTTGCGGTTAAATATTTCTTTGGCCAAAGTTGTCTTTCCAGCTCCCCCCATGCCAAAGATACCAATGATCTTAACTACTTTATCACTCTTCTGCATGCAACACCTTTCAAAGTCTTCCACAAGCTCATCAAGCCCTACTGGATTTTCTACAACATCTAGAGACTTTATCTTTTGTAGCTTTCTATGTACAACAGAGACGACCATTTTACACAGAGTAATCGGGTCACTGAAAATTTAAATGGGGAAAAAGGACCTTCATTAGAAAGATGTTCTAAGTCAAACAgggattttcaaatttttatatatgaaaaaaaaagaaaaatgattttgattAAAAAGATGGGACAACTAAGAGAATCAACAACACAACAAAGGCTACACAGATACTGAAGGTAATCTGTTCTGGGGACAAATTATTAACCAAATCTGCACCATCAATATAAGCTCTAGTGGAAAGCATATGCAAGAAGTCTTACTGATTATGTTTGCTGAATTCGTAGCCATACATGAATGAAACGGAGTTGAGAGCTTTTTCCCACGCTTCAAGCCGGTTTGAGTACCTGCCTTTCTTTGTATGTTGGGCAAATGCATCAGAATAAACTCCCTTTTGTATGTAGCGAAGATCCGAAGGCGCCACATCATAAAAGACAGGAATAACCTTAGCCTCAGTCTGTAACATGAGAACCAACTCATCTAAACACCAAGAGGACTCTGCATATCCTTTCGAAAAGATGGCAATATGAATTGAAGCAGAGTAGATGGCATTCTTTATGGCAGAATCAAATGAATCTCCCTGTTCAATCTCAAAACAGTCAAGAAATGTTTTGTATCTCAACTCGCGGAGAGAATAGTACAGTTCAAGAGCCAACGTTCCTTTTACGTCAGGGCCACGGTGGTTAATGAATACATCAAACAGTTTTGCAGATGCAGATGATTTTATCCTTTGGCATTGAGGTCCAATTTCACTGTGATTGTGAGATGATGAGCAAGATGCCATGATTGAAAGAACAGAACCTAGTTGCCAAAAGAAAGAGGAAATGAAAGACGGGAATTTGATCAGAAGTTTGAAATCAGAGGCTTGAGGAAAAGAAAGCATATTATAAAGCATTCTTACCTCCGGCATGAACGATTGAAGTGTTCTCGTCAGCATCTTATAAACGATTCTTCCAGCCGACATGAATAATTGAAGTGTTCTCGTGCTTATCTATAATCTGTAGGGCCcgcttttaatattttaaaatttatctgTAGGTTTAATGTGCTGTCGAGCTTCTCCATAATCTGTGGCGCCTATTTCAGTATTTTTTTACTGAATAAGTGagaata is a genomic window of Cryptomeria japonica chromosome 7, Sugi_1.0, whole genome shotgun sequence containing:
- the LOC131078143 gene encoding disease resistance protein Roq1; protein product: MLYNMLSFPQASDFKLLIKFPSFISSFFWQLGSVLSIMASCSSSHNHSEIGPQCQRIKSSASAKLFDVFINHRGPDVKGTLALELYYSLRELRYKTFLDCFEIEQGDSFDSAIKNAIYSASIHIAIFSKGYAESSWCLDELVLMLQTEAKVIPVFYDVAPSDLRYIQKGVYSDAFAQHTKKGRYSNRLEAWEKALNSVSFMYGYEFSKHNHDPITLCKMVVSVVHRKLQKIKSLDVVENPVGLDELVEDFERCCMQKSDKVVKIIGIFGMGGAGKTTLAKEIFNRKHCEYDGSCFLFDVREASVNNELPALQSRLLKDITCLQDTPQFHSTDEGKGYLKSHLRRVSSSRFLIVLDDVDHKDQLDALLVRNVLNSESLVIVTTRDERVLVRAGINFRYKLKEMSREHSRELFCWNAFHKSYADSTYEDLVERFVNVCGGLPLSLQVLGGHVFGSTDRHYWQLVLDEARKTLPEDIKRRVKISFDALNGEQKQIFVDIACFFIGKPVSMAIRIWEAYGWSAEFALQTLKDKCLVEMVWCYSKEFDDEELSFRMHDNLRDLGRELEGEMSPHRLWRPQHLKSLELKQFKNILTETTGRCLLSIFDWSFGAQITCFLGNMDNSTEAPIALIWLQLDLTWSVQTSIPSWIPLQNLQCLRIVDGRLKRLWQNDTEVPCQLKELLLYRTSLAEYTNSLEMLTNLEKLAIRRSPDDDGIQGRSLLKSLRNLTQLRSLVLTHWPLWGEVTLNSSGVSDVKFPMSSLENVEISEVKHTWKVSISGDHCPSLKCLRIQSMENLFLVDLSVVRTLSYLELKSCTQLREVSGISDLENLVILNIHKCPKVIQLPSLARLSFLEKIIIDGCEKLQNIAGIEELKRLKYLHLSALAPEGISSCICKLQRLPSELTSITGRAAKGASSTLTEELFSDLIGVGEEIHITENAMPEASLETVERLWNTIILCAVVQSNHGEIIHIPLSASDSAESCVAEGEWIVTFVVTAILDWIPCMSFGAKLKKGCLVMVNNGEEGNALCILKRIISRLYDP